Proteins co-encoded in one Bremerella sp. TYQ1 genomic window:
- a CDS encoding LURP-one-related/scramblase family protein, whose translation MRYVIRERFSSWGDEFYVYNEHQDPIYEIKGKVFSWGDQLAFCDMQGRELAYIKQRLLSFMPCYEIYHGGKLFAEMHKEFTWLNQKFTLDVPGPNDYTIDGSFWLHDYQFKRKGQMVADVSKPFWTWNDTYGVETISEEDDVTILCACIVIDQILHDERRD comes from the coding sequence ATGCGATACGTTATCCGTGAGCGATTCTCGTCGTGGGGCGACGAATTTTACGTCTACAACGAACACCAGGATCCGATCTACGAGATCAAAGGGAAAGTCTTTTCGTGGGGGGATCAGCTCGCTTTTTGCGACATGCAAGGGCGAGAACTTGCCTACATCAAACAGCGGCTATTGTCGTTCATGCCGTGCTACGAGATATATCACGGCGGTAAACTGTTCGCCGAGATGCACAAAGAGTTTACCTGGCTGAACCAGAAGTTTACGCTCGATGTGCCTGGCCCGAACGACTACACCATCGACGGCAGTTTCTGGCTGCACGATTATCAGTTCAAGAGAAAAGGACAGATGGTCGCCGATGTCTCTAAGCCGTTTTGGACATGGAACGACACCTATGGCGTCGAAACCATTTCTGAGGAAGACGATGTCACGATTCTTTGCGCGTGCATCGTCATCGATCAGATACTTCACGACGAACGCCGCGATTAG